The following proteins are encoded in a genomic region of Gossypium hirsutum isolate 1008001.06 chromosome D05, Gossypium_hirsutum_v2.1, whole genome shotgun sequence:
- the LOC107914303 gene encoding laccase-14 has product MGSEKQGFIWLSGLLFLNILVLSTADVHYYEFFLQESQFTKLCSTKSILTVNGSFPGPEIRVRRGDTVFVNVHNQGNHAVSLKWEGVKGSIDGSNELIQPGRNFTYKIELKGEIGTLWWHATSAWAAATVHGAFVISPAANEDYPFPAPTSDQTIILGQWFKQELTEGDKTIAPGRADAYTINGHPGETYGCSNDTTFEMQVDYEGLYLVRVINAVVNETMVFGVASHSFTIVGQNGAYTKRSFTNSLTLAPAQVVDVLLCANVNVGHYYITARPSSGTYITNGILRYLTTSS; this is encoded by the exons ATGGGTTCTGAAAAGCAAGGGTTTATATGGTTATCAGGGCTTTTGTTTCTGAATATCCTTGTGTTATCCACAGCTGATGTCCATTATTACGAGTTTTTT TTGCAAGAATCCCAGTTCACTAAGCTGTGTAGCACGAAGAGCATCTTGACCGTCAATGGCAGCTTTCCAGGGCCTGAGATTCGGGTTCGCAGAGGGGACACAGTTTTTGTCAACGTCCACAATCAAGGAAACCATGCTGTATCCCTCAAGTG GGAGGGCGTTAAGGGTTCAATTGATGGTTCGAATGAGTTGATTCAGCCAGGGAGAAACTTCACTTACAAGATAGAGTTAAAGGGTGAAATAGGAACTCTATGGTGGCACGCCACCAGTGCTTGGGCTGCGGCAACCGTCCACGGTGCCTTTGTCATTTCGCCGGCAGCGAATGAAGACTATCCTTTTCCCGCACCTACTTCTGACCAAACAATTATACTTG GGCAATGGTTCAAGCAAGAGTTAACAGAAGGTGATAAAACCATAGCTCCTGGCCGAGCAGATGCTTACACTATCAATGGCCATCCCGGAGAAACTTATGGATGCAGCAACG ATACAACTTTTGAGATGCAAGTAGATTACGAGGGCCTTTACCTTGTTCGCGTAATAAATGCCGTTGTCAATGAAACAATGGTGTTTGGCGTAGCATCCCACAGCTTCACCATTGTCGGACAAAATGGGGCTTACACCAAACGTTCCTTTACAAATTCTCTAACCCTAGCACCCGCCCAAGTTGTTGACGTTCTGTTGTGTGCAAACGTAAACGTTGGCCATTATTACATCACTGCTCGACCTTCTTCTGGCACATATATTACCAACGGAATTCTACGATATCTCACCACTAGTTCTTAA
- the LOC107914066 gene encoding laccase-14 yields the protein MGLQQGFVTWFVGVLFLTTLLLSSADVHHYEFFVRESNFTKLCNTTTLLVVNDSYPGPEIRVHRGDTVFVNVHNQGNYGFTIHWHGVKQPRNPWSDGPEFVTQCPIQPGTNFTYEIVLSDEIGTLWWHAHSDWTRGSVHGAFIILPAKKETYPFPTPDADQTVILESWYDGDYKQIIDDALAAGVSPRQPNAYAINGHVGDTYGCPNDTIFRMQVDSEKIYLLRIINAAMNEHFFFTIANHTLTVVAQDASYVRRFTRDYILISPGQTMDVLVSANRNVGQYYMAIRPFSDSSAAPIDNITTGIFQYTNSEGGLNASLITLPVMNDTDAMINFLNQIRNTKVSQNPGINVPADKDIKRRVFIAIAVNNLPCSTCVVGSRLVASLNNVSYVSPSIDILQAYYNRNMSGVYTEDFPLNPPVIYDFTGNLTNLNTPVEEGTRVIVVNYGEGVEMVLQATQMGAGGSHPIHLHGFSFYWVGTGFGNFNNKTDPSTYNLVDPPLINTVHVPGRRWVAIRFFATNPGVWFMHCHLERHSSWGMDTVLIVRNGKTKKTSIRPPPATMPRCPGT from the exons ATGGGTTTACAGCAAGGTTTTGTGACATGGTTTGTAGGGGTTCTGTTTCTAACCACTTTGCTCCTTTCCAGTGCAGATGTACATCACTATGAATTCTTT GTGCGAGAGTCAAACTTTACGAAGCTGTGCAACACAACCACATTGCTGGTCGTAAACGACAGCTATCCAGGGCCTGAGATTCGGGTTCACAGAGGTGATACTGTCTTCGTTAATGTCCACAATCAAGGAAACTACGGCTTCACCATTCACTG GCACGGCGTGAAACAACCGAGGAATCCATGGTCCGACGGTCCCGAGTTCGTAACGCAGTGCCCCATCCAACCAGGGACCAACTTCACCTATGAAATCGTATTATCGGATGAAATAGGAACACTGTGGTGGCACGCACACAGTGACTGGACTCGCGGTTCCGTCCATGGAGCCTTCATCATTTTGCCGGCCAAGAAAGAAACTTATCCGTTCCCCACGCCAGACGCCGATCAAACTGTCATACTTG AATCATGGTACGATGGGGACTACAAGCAAATTATTGATGACGCACTTGCCGCCGGTGTCTCTCCTCGCCAACCAAATGCTTATGCTATCAATGGACACGTAGGAGACACATATGGATGCCCCAATG ATACAATATTCCGTATGCAAGTTGATTCTGAGAAGATATACCTTCTCCGAATAATTAACGCTGCAATGAACGAACATTTTTTCTTCACCATCGCGAACCACACCCTCACAGTCGTCGCACAAGATGCCTCCTATGTTCGAAGGTTTACGAGGGACTATATATTGATAAGCCCTGGCCAAACCATGGATGTTTTGGTCTCTGCCAATCGAAACGTTGGCCAATATTACATGGCTATTAGGCCGTTCTCTGATTCCTCTGCTGCACCTATTGACAACATCACTACTGGCATTTTTCAATATACAAACAGTGAGGGTGGATTGAATGCTTCCTTGATAACATTGCCCGTAATGAACGATACAGATGCTATGATTAACTTCCTTAACCAAATTCGGAACACGAAAGTCTCCCAGAATCCGGGGATAAATGTGCCGGCAGACAAGGATATTAAAAGACGAGTGTTCATTGCAATCGCCGTAAACAACTTGCCTTGCAGCACCTGTGTTGTAGGCAGCAGACTTGTTGCTAGTTTGAACAATGTGAGCTATGTTTCCCCGAGTATTGACATTCTCCAAGCATACTACAACag GAACATGAGTGGTGTTTACACCGAAGATTTTCCATTGAATCCCCCGGTAATCTATGATTTCACTGGAAACTTGACTAATCTCAATACCCCTGTTGAGGAAGGGACGAGGGTTATAGTGGTAAATTATGGGGAAGGAGTTGAGATGGTGCTGCAAGCAACCCAGATGGGGGCTGGTGGAAGTCACCCAATCCATTTGCACGGTTTCAGCTTCTATTGGGTGGGAACAGGTTTCGGAAATTTCAACAATAAGACAGACCCAAGCACTTATAATCTGGTTGATCCACCACTCATTAACACTGTCCATGTTCCTGGTAGAAGATGGGTTGCCATCAGATTTTTTGCTACCAATCCCG GAGTATGGTTTATGCATTGCCATTTGGAGAGGCATAGTAGCTGGGGAATGGACACTGTTCTCATCGTGAGGAATGGTAAAACCAAGAAAACAAGCATCCGCCCACCGCCGGCTACCATGCCTCGTTGTCCTGGAACCTAG